A genomic stretch from Schistosoma haematobium chromosome 4, whole genome shotgun sequence includes:
- a CDS encoding hypothetical protein (EggNog:ENOG410IPXJ~COG:S), producing MPSKILEMDENTTLFNCNPDINNHKNTGVAFIINNHTNITTSHFNEIKGRIATIMIHFKSMNQSFNFIGCYSPTETSDDDNQKDNFYISLKRTIMNIKQNRLPIVLMGDFNCRLSQELHTMNPHIIGKAIKLEDTSPNGIRLINLCQSTKLKIMNTFIQKPQSKSITWMHPNTNDTHTIDLILLDNKPNQNITICDIHNSRSMDANSDHFMLTTIIKLQHKKRNKKHKHEHTHKKRTQNNTRNAIQSMSSDYPTILTNLINEANDLAQIEKAIMHAAPISANPRKSATKRWQTQISEDLKESN from the coding sequence ATGCCAAGCAAAATATTAGAAATGGACGAAAACACAACTCTGTTTAACTGCAACCCAGATATAAACAATCACAAAAACACTGGTGTCGCCTTCATCATCAATAATCACACAAACATCACAACATCTCACTTCAATGAAATAAAAGGCAGAATCGCAACAATAATGATCCACTTCAAATCAATGAATCAATCCTTCAACTTTATTGGATGCTATTCCCCCACAGAAACTTCAGATGATGACAATCAAAAAGATAATTTCTACATCTCACTAAAACGAACAATCATGAATATCAAACAAAACAGACTACCAATAGTACTAATGGGTGACTTCAACTGCAGATTAAGCCAAGAATTACACACAATGAATCCTCACATTATTGGCAAAGCAATCAAACTAGAAGACACCTCACCAAATGGCATCAGATTAATCAACCTTTGCCAATCAACGAAACTAAAAATTATGAACACCTTCATACAAAAACCGCAAAGCAAATCCATCACATGGATGCACCCGAACACAAATGATACTCATACCATCGATCTAATTCTACTAGATAACAAACCCAATCAAAATATCACAATATGCGACATACATAACTCCCGATCAATGGACGCCAACTCAGATCACTTCATGCTCACCACAATAATTAAACTCCAACACAAAAAGAGAAACAAGAAACACAAACACGAGCATACACACAAGAAACGCACACAAAATAACACACGAAATGCTATTCAATCCATGTCCTCTGATTACCCTACAATATTAACAAATCTAATAAATGAAGCAAATGATTTGGCACAAATAGAAAAAGCCATTATGCATGCTGCACCAATATCTGCAAACCCCCGAAAATCAGCAACTAAAAGATGGCAAACACAGATCAGTGAGGACCTAAAGGAAAGCAACTAA
- the MRPS16 gene encoding 37S ribosomal protein S16, mitochondrial (EggNog:ENOG410VHNK~COG:J~BUSCO:EOG091G15N9), producing MHYALYKFPLLRNLNLGRVKYQNSYSPFGNIQPFVCESTQPTSLNDMTFVPGPEKPSTWWPHQPLIPGRRVVKLYPVRFRNKLRIALVREGCSNRPFFTIQIKSNLAESKKNGIEQVGSWDPLPNIHGEQLIALNFERISYWIGMGAEPTVRVAELLGLCGFLPIHPRSYLMAHRARIAMMKYLERQKQKQNEQVTDEITLKSAETDGGENTVDNQKDDTKEVDVDLRVDCIWRRGNEPPHWWYYGLR from the exons ATGCATTATGCATTATACAA ATTTCCTTTACTTCGTAACTTGAACTTGGGTCGCGTAAAATACCAAAATTCCTATTCACCTTTTGGTAATATACAACCTTTTGTTTGTGAATCAACTCAGCCTACATCTTTAAATGATATGACATTTGTACCTGGACCAGAAAAGCCTAGTACATGGTGGCCTCATCAACCGTTAATTCCTGGACGTCGTGTAGTAAAATTATATCCTGTTCGTTTTCGAAATAAACTTCGTATTGCACTAGTCAGAGAAGGATGTTCTAATAGACCTTTCTTTACCATACAG ATTAAATCTAACTTAGCTGAATCGAAAAAGAATGGTATTGAACAAGTCGGTTCATGGGATCCATTGCCTAATATTCATGGAGAACAGTTGATTGCATTAAATTTTGAACGTATCTCCTACTGGATTGGTATGGGAGCTGAACCAACTGTTCGTGTAGCTGAATTATTAGGATTATGTGGATTTTTACCAATACATCCAAGATCTTATTTAATGGCACATAGAGCTCGTATTGcaatgatgaaatatttagagagacaaaaacaaaaacagaatGAACAGGTTACTGATGAAATCACATTGAAAAGTGCCGAAACAGACGGAGGTGAAAACACAGTGGATAATCAAAAAGATGACACTAAAGAAGTGGATGTCGATTTACGTGTTGATTGCATATGGCGTAGAGGAAATGAACCACCACACTGGTGGTATTATGGTTTACGCTAA